The proteins below come from a single Vibrio natriegens NBRC 15636 = ATCC 14048 = DSM 759 genomic window:
- the bioA gene encoding adenosylmethionine--8-amino-7-oxononanoate transaminase: MDLAFDRQHIWHPYTSTLTPLTCYPVVSADGVYINLEDGTQLVDGMSSWWSTIHGYNHPHLNQAAHQQIDQVSHVMFGGITHQPAISLCKKLLSLAPDNLEHVFLADSGSVAVEVSLKMALQYWHAKGERRPKFLTLKHGYHGDTFAAMSVTDPDNSMHSLYKGFLPEHIFADSPTCGYLDEWNPDNLADFAQKIEQHHQELAAVILEPIVQGAGGMRIYHPEFLKGVRALCDKYELLLIADEIATGFGRTGKLFACQHADIQPDILCVGKALTGGYMTLSATLATKHVADTVCGGEAGCFMHGPTFMGNPLACAVATASLELIEQGAWQQQTQQIETLFSELLPKLEQYDVVKNTRWLGAIGVVETHRPVNMETIQALFVEQGVWIRPFGKLIYMMPPFISEPEHIERLVNAIETALQREDCFL, from the coding sequence ATGGATCTTGCCTTCGATCGCCAACATATCTGGCATCCCTACACTTCTACGCTGACTCCTCTGACCTGCTATCCGGTTGTTTCAGCTGATGGGGTCTACATTAATCTGGAAGACGGCACCCAATTAGTTGATGGCATGTCGTCTTGGTGGTCAACGATTCATGGCTATAATCATCCGCATCTGAACCAAGCGGCGCATCAGCAAATTGATCAGGTTTCTCATGTTATGTTTGGTGGTATTACTCACCAACCCGCTATCAGTTTGTGTAAGAAGCTGCTCTCCCTCGCACCTGACAATCTCGAACACGTTTTTCTTGCCGATTCAGGCTCGGTCGCTGTAGAGGTAAGCCTCAAAATGGCGTTGCAATATTGGCATGCAAAAGGCGAACGCAGACCTAAATTCCTTACCTTAAAACACGGTTACCATGGTGACACGTTTGCCGCAATGTCGGTCACTGACCCCGACAACTCGATGCACTCGCTATACAAAGGCTTCCTGCCAGAACACATCTTCGCGGACTCTCCGACATGCGGTTATTTGGATGAATGGAACCCCGACAACTTGGCTGATTTCGCACAGAAGATCGAGCAGCATCACCAAGAACTTGCCGCAGTGATTCTCGAGCCAATCGTACAAGGTGCCGGGGGGATGCGTATTTATCATCCTGAGTTCCTTAAAGGTGTCAGAGCACTCTGTGATAAATATGAACTTCTATTGATTGCTGATGAGATTGCGACAGGATTTGGACGCACTGGAAAGCTTTTCGCATGTCAGCATGCCGATATTCAGCCAGACATCCTTTGTGTTGGTAAAGCATTAACTGGTGGCTATATGACGTTATCCGCCACTCTTGCGACCAAACATGTCGCTGATACGGTTTGCGGTGGCGAAGCAGGTTGCTTTATGCATGGGCCCACTTTCATGGGAAACCCGCTCGCTTGTGCGGTAGCGACCGCGAGTTTAGAGCTTATCGAGCAAGGAGCCTGGCAACAGCAGACTCAGCAAATTGAAACGCTTTTTTCTGAGTTGTTACCCAAGCTAGAACAATATGATGTGGTGAAAAATACACGTTGGCTTGGTGCAATAGGCGTTGTGGAAACTCATCGTCCCGTTAATATGGAAACGATTCAGGCGCTATTTGTCGAGCAGGGTGTATGGATTCGTCCGTTTGGCAAACTCATTTATATGATGCCACCATTTATCAGCGAGCCAGAACACATTGAAAGGTTGGTAAACGCGATTGAAACAGCGCTTCAACGTGAAGACTGTTTTTTATAA
- the bioB gene encoding biotin synthase BioB has protein sequence MEVRHNWTHAEVQELMEKPFMDLLFEAQLVHRQYQQTNHVQVSTLLSIKTGACPEDCKYCPQSARYTTDIEKERLMEVERVLDAAQKAKNAGSTRFCMGAAWKNPKERDMPHLTDMIKGVKGMGLETCMTLGMLTPEQANQLADAGLDYYNHNLDTSPEFYGNIITTRTYQDRLDTLSHVRDAGMKICSGGIIGMGESANDRAGLLVELANLPTHPESVPINMLVKVKGTPLEKVEDVEPFDFIRLIAIARIMMPQSAVRLSAGRENMNEQMQALCFMAGANSVFYGCKLLTTPNPSEDKDMMLFDKLGINSQQVSQKPDEIEENELLDRVVERVAARPTKDDLFYDASV, from the coding sequence GTGGAAGTACGTCATAACTGGACGCATGCAGAAGTACAAGAGCTAATGGAAAAACCATTTATGGATCTTCTGTTCGAAGCACAGCTTGTTCACCGTCAATACCAGCAAACCAATCATGTTCAAGTTAGCACATTGCTATCAATCAAGACGGGTGCATGCCCAGAAGACTGTAAGTACTGTCCTCAAAGCGCGAGATACACCACAGACATTGAAAAAGAGCGTTTAATGGAAGTGGAACGTGTCCTCGATGCGGCGCAAAAAGCGAAAAATGCAGGCTCTACCCGTTTCTGTATGGGCGCTGCGTGGAAGAACCCGAAAGAGCGCGACATGCCACACCTGACAGATATGATCAAAGGCGTGAAAGGTATGGGTTTAGAAACCTGTATGACGCTGGGTATGTTGACGCCAGAGCAAGCGAATCAACTTGCCGACGCGGGCTTGGATTACTATAACCACAACCTTGATACGTCACCTGAGTTTTACGGCAATATCATCACAACTCGCACTTATCAGGATCGTCTGGATACGCTATCTCATGTTCGTGATGCGGGCATGAAAATTTGTTCGGGCGGCATCATTGGTATGGGCGAAAGTGCCAACGACCGTGCTGGTTTATTAGTTGAACTTGCTAATCTGCCGACTCATCCAGAAAGTGTACCAATCAACATGCTGGTTAAAGTGAAAGGCACACCGCTTGAAAAAGTCGAAGATGTTGAACCATTTGATTTTATTCGTCTCATTGCTATCGCACGAATCATGATGCCTCAATCTGCGGTTCGCTTGTCTGCGGGACGCGAAAACATGAATGAGCAAATGCAAGCGTTGTGTTTCATGGCTGGTGCGAACTCTGTTTTCTACGGTTGTAAGCTACTTACAACGCCAAACCCTTCTGAAGACAAAGATATGATGCTGTTTGATAAGTTAGGCATAAACAGCCAGCAAGTCTCGCAAAAGCCGGATGAAATTGAAGAGAACGAATTGCTTGATCGTGTGGTAGAACGTGTTGCCGCTCGCCCAACTAAAGACGACCTTTTCTACGATGCCAGCGTTTAA
- the bioF gene encoding 8-amino-7-oxononanoate synthase, translating to MPAFKSRIESALSQRKEQGLDRSMNLVFAGNQSVLEHAGKRYINFSSNDYLGLANDQSLVRAWQQGLSVYGSGSGASPMVTGFSAAHSNLEAALTEWLGYERAILFGSGFSANQALLFTLLEKSDVLLQDRLNHASLMEAGALSPAKMKRFKHNDLEHLRSLINTECNHLVVTEGVFSMDGDCSPLAALAQITQENDAWLAVDDAHGIGVLGDTGGGSCEKANIKPDILVVTFGKAFGVSGAAILCDRVTGDFLTQFARHHVYSTAMPPAQAYALTHAVSIVQEQGWRREKLAELSAYYQECLHDMSGFIETLTPIKPFVIGDAEKALSVADSCRQHGFWVTAIRPPTVPAGTSRLRITLTANHTKDQIKTLSHVLEQALGAR from the coding sequence ATGCCAGCGTTTAAATCTCGTATCGAATCAGCACTCTCTCAACGTAAAGAGCAGGGGCTGGATCGCTCAATGAACTTAGTGTTTGCCGGTAATCAGTCTGTTCTGGAACACGCGGGCAAACGCTATATCAACTTCTCGAGTAATGATTACCTTGGTTTGGCCAATGATCAATCTTTGGTTCGGGCTTGGCAGCAGGGGCTAAGTGTTTACGGTAGTGGCAGCGGAGCTTCACCTATGGTGACAGGGTTTAGCGCTGCGCACAGTAATCTAGAAGCCGCATTGACTGAGTGGTTGGGCTATGAGCGAGCAATATTGTTTGGCTCGGGCTTCAGCGCCAATCAGGCATTGCTGTTTACTCTGTTGGAAAAGTCAGATGTCTTATTGCAAGACCGGCTTAATCACGCGTCTTTAATGGAAGCCGGTGCGTTGTCTCCCGCTAAAATGAAACGCTTTAAACATAATGACCTCGAACATCTCAGATCGCTTATCAATACCGAATGTAATCATTTAGTGGTGACGGAAGGCGTTTTTAGTATGGATGGTGATTGCTCACCTCTTGCGGCGCTTGCCCAGATAACTCAAGAAAATGATGCCTGGCTGGCAGTGGATGACGCTCATGGCATTGGTGTGTTGGGCGATACTGGTGGTGGTTCGTGTGAGAAGGCCAATATCAAGCCAGATATACTCGTAGTCACATTTGGCAAGGCGTTTGGCGTTTCCGGTGCTGCCATTTTGTGTGACCGCGTGACAGGTGACTTCCTGACACAGTTCGCGCGCCATCACGTCTATTCGACAGCCATGCCTCCTGCACAAGCGTATGCGTTAACTCATGCGGTTTCCATCGTTCAGGAGCAAGGTTGGCGGAGAGAGAAGCTGGCGGAGTTAAGTGCTTACTATCAGGAATGCTTACACGATATGAGCGGCTTTATTGAAACACTGACACCGATTAAACCTTTTGTTATCGGTGATGCAGAGAAAGCGTTAAGTGTCGCAGACTCATGTCGCCAGCACGGTTTCTGGGTTACGGCGATCCGACCGCCGACGGTTCCAGCAGGGACGTCCCGGTTGCGTATCACTTTGACGGCGAATCACACCAAAGATCAAATCAAAACATTATCTCACGTACTTGAACAAGCACTAGGAGCGCGGTAA
- the bioC gene encoding malonyl-ACP O-methyltransferase BioC — MNQAEQRDLALESLDKSAIATSFSKAANTYDAHAAFQRDVGHRLLERLPEDLSGKRVLDLGCGTGYFSELLQQRGAEVVCVDLSQEMLNKAHQRCGDARARYVLADAENLPFDDHHFDFVFSSLALQWCRDLSYPLREVRRVLKDGGAGFFSTLVDGSLYELRESWKKIDAYQHVNNFITINQVKIALAQAHCNDHHLDLTSITVWYDSAFSVMRDLKGIGATHVSGRSPALTSRRKLLHVERAYQEFKNDKGLLPASYQVCFGVIHL; from the coding sequence ATGAATCAAGCAGAACAGAGAGATCTGGCTCTTGAAAGTCTAGATAAGAGTGCTATCGCTACTTCATTCAGTAAAGCCGCCAATACGTATGATGCACATGCGGCGTTTCAACGCGATGTAGGGCATCGGTTATTAGAAAGGCTTCCAGAAGATTTATCAGGGAAGCGCGTATTAGATCTAGGTTGTGGGACGGGTTACTTCTCTGAGTTACTCCAGCAACGTGGTGCCGAAGTGGTGTGTGTGGATCTCTCTCAAGAGATGTTAAACAAGGCCCATCAACGATGCGGCGATGCAAGAGCACGCTATGTTTTAGCCGACGCAGAAAACTTGCCTTTTGATGATCATCACTTTGATTTTGTCTTTTCGAGTTTGGCTCTTCAGTGGTGTCGTGATTTAAGCTATCCGTTACGCGAAGTACGCCGAGTTCTCAAGGACGGGGGCGCTGGCTTTTTCTCTACTCTGGTTGATGGTTCTCTCTATGAGCTACGTGAGTCATGGAAAAAAATTGATGCATATCAACACGTCAATAACTTTATAACGATCAATCAGGTAAAAATTGCGTTGGCGCAAGCTCACTGCAATGACCATCATCTAGACTTGACCTCCATCACAGTTTGGTACGACTCTGCGTTTTCTGTTATGCGAGACCTTAAAGGTATCGGAGCAACCCATGTTAGTGGGCGCTCTCCTGCGCTGACAAGCCGCCGCAAACTTTTACACGTAGAACGTGCGTACCAAGAATTCAAAAACGATAAAGGTCTTTTACCTGCAAGTTATCAGGTTTGTTTTGGAGTAATACATCTATGA
- the bioD gene encoding dethiobiotin synthase, translating into MIDAFFIAGTDTDVGKTVASKAILQALAAKGLNTIGYKPVAAGSEKTEQGWRNSDALHLQKAATLEVAYDDINPYALELPTSPHIAAKHEDVEIKYDVLSEKLAQHKAQADVVLVEGAGGWRVPVSDTDNLSTWVKQEQLPVVLVVGIKLGCLSHAFLTAEAIRADGLNLVGWVANRVNPGTEHYADIIEMLESRLGAPKLGEIPYVPSAKRKELGKYINIDPLLQR; encoded by the coding sequence ATGATTGATGCTTTTTTTATTGCTGGTACGGATACTGATGTAGGAAAAACGGTAGCGTCTAAAGCCATTCTGCAAGCGTTAGCGGCAAAAGGGTTAAATACCATTGGTTATAAGCCAGTGGCAGCAGGAAGCGAAAAGACAGAGCAAGGTTGGCGCAACTCAGATGCGTTGCATTTACAAAAAGCAGCGACACTAGAAGTGGCTTACGATGATATAAATCCGTACGCACTGGAGCTGCCAACTTCGCCTCATATTGCCGCGAAACATGAAGATGTTGAGATTAAATACGACGTTTTAAGTGAAAAGCTGGCTCAGCACAAAGCTCAGGCTGACGTGGTATTGGTTGAAGGTGCTGGCGGGTGGCGTGTCCCTGTTTCGGATACAGACAATCTTTCTACTTGGGTTAAACAAGAGCAGCTTCCAGTTGTTTTGGTTGTTGGTATTAAACTGGGTTGTTTGAGCCACGCATTTTTAACCGCAGAGGCAATTCGAGCCGATGGTTTGAACCTTGTTGGGTGGGTAGCAAATCGCGTGAACCCGGGAACGGAGCACTATGCGGACATCATCGAGATGCTGGAATCTCGCTTAGGTGCACCCAAATTAGGTGAGATCCCTTATGTTCCTAGTGCTAAGCGCAAAGAACTCGGCAAATACATTAACATCGATCCTTTGCTTCAACGCTAA
- the htpX gene encoding protease HtpX produces the protein MKRVMLFLATNLAVVLVLSVVLNIVYATTGMQPGSLSGLLVMAAVFGFGGALISLMMSKGMALRSVGGMVIESPRNETEHWLLETVGRQAQQAGIGMPTVAIYDSPDINAFATGAKRDDSLVAVSTGLLHNMTRDEAEAVLAHEVSHIANGDMVTMTLMQGVVNTFVIFLSRFIANMVASNDEEEGQGSNMMVYFGVSMVLELVFGFLASFITMWYSRHREFHADAGAASLVGKEKMIAALERLKMSQESKLDGTMMAFGINGKQSLTELLMSHPPLDKRINALRNQQY, from the coding sequence ATGAAGCGAGTTATGTTATTCCTGGCAACTAACCTAGCCGTTGTGCTAGTTCTTAGTGTTGTTCTGAATATTGTTTACGCTACAACGGGAATGCAGCCGGGCAGTTTGTCTGGTTTGCTGGTTATGGCTGCGGTCTTTGGTTTTGGTGGTGCACTGATTTCGTTAATGATGTCAAAAGGCATGGCACTGCGTTCGGTTGGCGGTATGGTTATCGAAAGCCCACGTAACGAAACAGAGCACTGGCTACTGGAGACAGTAGGTCGTCAGGCTCAGCAAGCGGGGATCGGCATGCCAACGGTGGCAATTTATGATTCACCAGATATTAATGCCTTCGCAACAGGTGCAAAGCGTGATGACTCATTGGTTGCAGTTTCTACGGGTCTGCTACATAACATGACTCGCGATGAAGCTGAAGCCGTATTGGCGCACGAGGTAAGTCACATTGCTAATGGTGACATGGTTACGATGACACTGATGCAAGGTGTTGTGAACACGTTTGTTATCTTCTTGTCACGTTTTATCGCCAACATGGTGGCGTCTAACGATGAGGAAGAAGGTCAAGGTTCAAACATGATGGTGTACTTTGGTGTCTCTATGGTACTGGAACTGGTGTTTGGTTTCTTAGCAAGCTTCATCACCATGTGGTACAGCCGTCATCGTGAGTTCCATGCAGACGCTGGTGCCGCTAGTCTGGTCGGCAAAGAAAAAATGATTGCTGCTCTTGAGCGCTTAAAAATGAGCCAAGAGTCGAAGTTAGATGGCACTATGATGGCATTTGGTATCAACGGTAAGCAGTCTTTGACAGAGCTACTAATGAGCCACCCACCACTAGACAAGCGTATTAACGCTCTGCGCAATCAACAGTACTAA
- a CDS encoding nuclear transport factor 2 family protein — MELRSVVDIYQQLSKDNLHLLDEIYHPDVVFEDAAHRLEGRTALYQYFQSLYTNVIRCDFVIHEHQQVDDTGFITWTMELLHPKLQGGSPILVNGASHLKFAEGQVIYHRDYFDLGEMLYENLPLLGAVVKIVKQRLSQ; from the coding sequence ATGGAATTACGGTCTGTCGTCGATATTTACCAGCAGCTCAGCAAAGATAACTTACATCTGCTGGATGAAATTTATCACCCTGATGTGGTGTTTGAAGACGCAGCGCATCGATTAGAGGGCAGAACCGCTCTCTACCAATACTTTCAATCACTGTATACCAACGTAATCCGCTGTGACTTTGTCATTCATGAACACCAACAGGTGGATGATACGGGGTTTATTACGTGGACCATGGAATTACTCCATCCAAAGCTACAGGGTGGATCGCCAATTTTGGTAAATGGAGCTTCTCATCTGAAGTTTGCTGAAGGACAAGTCATTTATCATCGCGACTACTTTGATCTCGGCGAGATGCTTTATGAAAACTTACCCCTACTTGGCGCGGTGGTAAAAATCGTGAAGCAGAGGTTATCGCAATGA
- a CDS encoding SDR family oxidoreductase, translated as MSGSILITGATSGIGKQLALDYANSGWRVIACGRNESVLSELSDVSPQIETLRFDVTNYEETMHALSSLSFVPDTWFFNAGDCEYMDNGHVDARLMARVLNVNVIGMANCVEACQSYFEAGHRVVIVGSIASEVALPRAEAYGASKAAVSYFARTLALDLAKKGIKVITVFPGFVETPLTDKNTFAMPMIISVKQASDSIRKQLSANKSHIYFPARFTSILRFISLFPYRWQARLMRKLVS; from the coding sequence ATGAGCGGCTCGATTTTGATTACTGGGGCGACGTCTGGCATAGGAAAGCAGCTTGCGTTGGATTACGCCAATTCTGGCTGGCGTGTCATAGCTTGTGGGCGTAACGAATCCGTACTCAGTGAGCTAAGTGATGTTTCACCGCAGATCGAAACGCTTCGGTTTGACGTGACGAATTACGAAGAAACCATGCATGCACTGTCATCACTCAGCTTTGTTCCAGATACCTGGTTTTTCAATGCTGGAGATTGCGAGTACATGGACAATGGCCACGTTGACGCGAGACTCATGGCGCGAGTGCTGAACGTTAACGTTATTGGGATGGCCAATTGTGTCGAAGCCTGTCAGAGCTATTTTGAAGCGGGGCATAGAGTGGTGATTGTCGGTTCTATTGCGTCTGAAGTGGCTTTACCGAGAGCAGAGGCGTACGGGGCATCGAAAGCGGCTGTGAGCTACTTTGCCCGCACACTCGCCTTAGATCTCGCCAAGAAAGGGATAAAGGTTATCACGGTCTTTCCTGGCTTTGTCGAGACGCCGCTTACCGACAAAAACACCTTTGCAATGCCGATGATCATTTCCGTCAAGCAAGCCTCTGATTCGATCAGGAAGCAGCTTTCAGCAAATAAAAGTCACATCTATTTCCCTGCGAGGTTTACCAGCATTCTTCGCTTCATTTCGTTGTTTCCATACCGCTGGCAAGCCCGCTTAATGCGTAAACTCGTGTCGTAA
- a CDS encoding NAD(P)/FAD-dependent oxidoreductase, with product MKIAIIGTGISGLTCGYYLHKEHDITLFEANDYIGGHTATVDVTVDEKDYAIDTGFIVYNDRTYPNFIKMMNEIGVEGIPTQMSFSVRNNGNGLEYNGHTISTLFAQKRNWLNPKFYRFIYEILRFNKLAKAFAKNENTNLQTLGEFLDEHKFSGFFTDNYILPMGAAIWSSTLADMRAFPLMFFLRFFLNHGLLDVTNRPQWYVIKGGSRAYIPPLTQGFAQNIRLNSPVESVTRSKDRVLLHVNGTTEWFDEVIFACHSDQAMRMLSELSDEERSILGDMAYQSNEVVLHTDTSLLPKRKAAWASWNYLLEGSDSEKQRLPSLTYDMNILQHLDSPHTFCVTLNSTEQIDENKILRKFSYDHPVFTTESIAAQQRRSEIQGVAHTWFCGAYWHNGFHEDGVRSALDVVKAMKEKTKAQDVTTLQRGAA from the coding sequence ATGAAAATTGCAATTATAGGCACAGGGATATCCGGACTGACGTGCGGTTATTACTTGCATAAAGAACATGACATCACTTTATTTGAAGCGAATGATTACATCGGTGGGCACACAGCAACCGTTGATGTCACTGTTGATGAAAAAGACTATGCAATTGACACTGGCTTTATCGTTTATAACGACCGTACCTATCCAAATTTTATCAAGATGATGAATGAAATTGGCGTAGAAGGCATTCCGACTCAAATGAGCTTCAGCGTCCGTAATAACGGAAACGGGTTAGAGTACAATGGTCACACGATTTCTACACTGTTCGCGCAAAAGCGTAATTGGTTAAATCCAAAGTTTTATCGCTTTATCTACGAGATACTTCGTTTCAACAAGTTAGCGAAAGCCTTCGCCAAGAACGAAAACACCAATTTGCAAACGCTTGGTGAATTTCTCGATGAACATAAATTTAGTGGGTTCTTCACTGACAATTACATTCTTCCTATGGGCGCGGCCATTTGGTCTTCTACACTTGCGGATATGCGTGCATTTCCGTTGATGTTTTTCTTACGTTTTTTCTTGAATCATGGATTGCTTGATGTGACGAATCGTCCACAGTGGTATGTGATCAAAGGTGGCTCTCGCGCTTACATTCCGCCGTTGACTCAAGGGTTTGCACAAAATATCCGTCTCAACAGTCCGGTTGAAAGCGTTACGCGAAGTAAAGATCGTGTGCTTTTGCACGTAAACGGGACTACGGAGTGGTTCGACGAAGTGATATTTGCATGCCACAGTGATCAGGCAATGAGAATGCTCAGTGAGCTGTCTGACGAGGAGAGAAGTATTCTTGGTGATATGGCGTATCAATCCAACGAGGTGGTTCTGCACACTGATACAAGCTTGCTGCCGAAACGCAAAGCAGCCTGGGCTTCCTGGAACTATCTTTTAGAGGGGAGCGACAGCGAGAAACAACGATTACCGTCACTCACGTACGATATGAACATACTTCAGCATTTAGATTCTCCTCATACTTTTTGCGTAACGTTGAATAGCACCGAGCAGATCGATGAAAACAAAATTCTTCGTAAGTTCTCTTATGATCATCCCGTTTTTACGACCGAATCTATAGCGGCTCAACAGAGAAGGAGTGAGATTCAGGGCGTTGCACATACCTGGTTCTGTGGGGCTTATTGGCATAACGGGTTTCATGAAGATGGTGTGCGTAGTGCTTTGGATGTAGTCAAAGCGATGAAAGAGAAAACGAAAGCACAAGATGTTACTACGCTACAAAGAGGCGCAGCATAA
- a CDS encoding DUF1365 domain-containing protein, with amino-acid sequence MASGMNSRLFIGNVRHRRFTPVSHELNYSLFMPAIDVDEIDELEKKVWGFGTRWWHWARFKRSDYVGEGSLKKAVQDKLESLTGVKCDGRVIAVCHLRYLGLYFSPVNFYYVYNKQGEWKYLLAEVSNTPWNERHYYAVSVDQDDEQFGWKQEKAFHVSPFNPIDQQYHWKIKPLTDKLNIHLECHKDGKHFDATMAMKATVLSSKSLMKCLVITPIQTVKVVFGIYWHALKLWRKGAPFYSHPKYSNENNTQPEKKKKESNNKENSAC; translated from the coding sequence ATGGCTAGCGGTATGAACAGCCGATTGTTTATTGGCAATGTAAGACATCGTCGCTTCACTCCCGTGTCGCACGAATTGAACTATTCGTTATTCATGCCAGCCATTGATGTTGACGAGATTGATGAGCTTGAAAAGAAAGTGTGGGGATTTGGAACACGCTGGTGGCATTGGGCGCGGTTTAAGCGCAGTGACTATGTCGGTGAGGGCAGCCTTAAAAAGGCAGTACAAGACAAATTAGAAAGCCTGACAGGCGTGAAATGTGATGGTCGAGTCATTGCGGTTTGCCACTTGCGCTATTTAGGGCTCTATTTTAGTCCGGTTAATTTCTACTATGTTTATAACAAGCAGGGTGAATGGAAATATTTGCTGGCTGAAGTAAGCAATACACCGTGGAATGAGCGTCATTATTATGCCGTTTCTGTTGATCAGGATGATGAACAATTTGGCTGGAAGCAGGAAAAAGCGTTCCATGTCTCCCCGTTTAACCCGATTGACCAGCAGTACCACTGGAAGATTAAACCACTGACCGACAAGCTCAATATTCATTTAGAGTGCCATAAAGATGGTAAGCATTTTGATGCAACCATGGCAATGAAAGCGACAGTATTATCTAGTAAAAGCTTGATGAAGTGTTTGGTCATCACACCGATACAAACAGTCAAAGTGGTGTTTGGCATTTACTGGCACGCATTGAAGTTATGGAGAAAAGGTGCGCCTTTTTATTCCCACCCTAAATACTCCAACGAAAATAACACGCAGCCAGAAAAGAAAAAAAAGGAAAGCAATAACAAGGAGAATTCTGCATGTTG